A region from the Aphis gossypii isolate Hap1 chromosome 1, ASM2018417v2, whole genome shotgun sequence genome encodes:
- the LOC126550961 gene encoding uncharacterized protein LOC126550961, whose protein sequence is MVPLHDLLTNWGLGFLFQTLLDELICMKGIIIMEADQAYELLKHFPLGIRLLFVYNLKKWQKTQENDMKSTNTPQLNLKASTNQPIQYHHQNNINNISINLGEVLNSSNTGLMILQYYKSNQKLNDGIRSMLVDTVINWVITKKINMSVNLAEQLANQLVSIFPTEVKDLYFMKHDSNKNPKGKLYAKYYNSIRLLKTTGLVATKLTSRNQEKHSGRKHCTEFEPEQSVQYAVDEIKNNNNFSNFNDLEKLWKETVNYRLNSIQNTNSTKEIMGMWKPYTLPYGFRLVDIDFKKLYPECPDFINSYEQKHIKVKELFEIKIKDSSSRKLFEEYKNSSCITESGKNTVFFYLLHSIFVPTSKKVTRDGNGKKNQIKYSIRDSQDTFFVFKNTIGEIEEYILHLGNENMPIQPFILLVGTPLNHKEIIVYFDSIKYRMFNILSAIDICFKIFHLFNLEYPPASSIVWTFIQKYFYCFNTKYDKPYHTLSQFLSDINN, encoded by the exons ATGGTACCCCTTCATGATTTACTCACTAATTGGGGCTTAGGGTTTCTTTTTCAAACTTTACTAG ATGAACTTATCTGTAtgaaaggtataataattatggaagCTGATCAAGCTTATGAACTTCTAAAACATTTTCCATTAGGGATAAGACTgttgtttgtatataatttaaaaaaatggcaAAAAACTCAAGAAAATGATATGAAGTCTACCAACACACCACAGTTGAATTTAAAAGCCTCTACTAATCAACCTATTCAATAtcatcatcaaaataatattaataatataagtataaatttaggaGAAGTATTAAATTCATCAAACACTGGTTTAATGatacttcaatattataagtcaAACCAAAAATTGAATGACGGTATAAGATCAATGTTAGTAGATACTGTAATTAACTGGGTCATCACTAAAAAGATAAACATGTCTGTGAACCTGGCAGAACAGTTGGCAAATCAATTAGTGTCTATATTTCCTACAGAAGTGAaa gatttgtattttatgaagcacgattcaaataaaaaccctAAGGGAAAATTATacgctaaatattataattctataaggCTTCTTAAGACAACAGGTTTAGTGGCAACAAAGTTGACTTCTAGAAATCAAGAAAAACATAGTGGTCGTAAGCATTGCACAGAGTTTG AGCCGGAACAGAGTGTTCAATATGCAgtagatgaaataaaaaacaataataatttttcaaattttaatgatttggaAAAGTTGTGGAAGGAAACTGTAAATTATCGACTCAATTCCATTCAAAACACTAATTCTACAAAAGAAATAATGGGAATGTGGAAGCCTTACACATTGCCTTATGGGTTTAGATTA gttgacattgattttaaaaaattgtatccaGAATGCCCAGactttattaattcttatgaACAAAAACACATCAAGGTTAAGGAACTcttcgaaataaaaataaaagatagttctagtagaaaattatttgaagaatACAAAAATTCTTCCTGCATCACagaaa gtggaaaaaatacagtttttttttatttactacattCCATATTTGTACCTACTTCTAAGAAAGTAACAAGGGATGGTAatgggaaaaaaaatcaaattaaatactcaATTAGAGATTCCcaagatacattttttgtattcaaaaatacaattggCGAAATTgaagaatatattttgcatCTTGGAAATGAAAATATGCCTATTCAACCATTCATTCTTCTCGTTGGTACTCCATTAAACcataaagaaattattgtttattttgattcCATAAAGTAtagaatgtttaatattttatctgcaATTGACATatgttttaagatttttcatCTTTTTAACTTGGAATATCCACCTGCCAGTAGTATTGTATGgacatttatacaaaaatatttttactgttttaatacaaaatatgacaaACCTTACCATACTTTGAGCCAATTTTTGTCagatataaacaattaa